The DNA segment ATAACAATCCAAGCCTGTGCGAAGTTGAGCAGAGAATGGAGAACGGACGGGCGCATGCAGAAGGAGGTGGCAAGCCGGCCGTTGTTGGTTTTGGCCATGACGTAAGATGCACACTGTCCAATGGGAATGAGGGTTTCACGCATTACGTGACCCAAATATGTCACGATCTTCTTTTGCTATATCGTTGCTTGATGTGACGTAGGCTTGTACATTTCTCCGCTCGCCACCACCTCCTGAATGATGAGATTATCATAAGAAGAGtcgattaatttcattaattaacGGCTTAACAAACTTAAATCGCAACCGATTTTGCCACAAAACCTGTTTCTATAAATGACGACCGCTCTTTACGAGGAAATGACTGCAACCAGCAAGACAACTTGTCTCTGGTGCAGAGGTACCCCTTTACTTCGTCATGGCATCACACCGTCAACCTGTCACTACCTGTCATGCCCCGTCTTAAGTGTTTTAATTCttcattatgaaaaaaacaaatgaatgaCTCATTTGCTACATCTTGAACGAATTGGCTGGTATTGACTGCACTGCTGCAAGATTGCTCTGTCGTTTTGAATCTATTCCTCTGGAAACTGAAGAATTTTTTGGATTAATCGTTTCTTACCCCTTTTATATTCAGGAGAACTGTGATTTAAAGTGTGAAGTCAGtgttaattattttattctcttgaaaaatagttccactgaactttatttttGTGTTGTTTATGTTTCGTTGTCTCCGTTTCTCCACCGTTTCCTCACCTGTGGTACTCGTATTTGTAAGTTGCATGCGTTTAATAATAAGAATTAGGGCTCAATAGTACCTACCTGTTTACAATTCAGATGCTTAATAATTTTAGAACCTagcgtttatttttttttgtagtatCTCTCACAATTTATTTGTACTTGAGACTGCCTTTGAAAATGACCCACCCTTGAATTTAAATTGAACCTCAAggctttccttgaaaatttcgttcAAATTAATTACATTGATGCCAATTTTAGTCTGTTTATCCCTAATTTAATGATGAAATCCTATTCGGAATCTTTGAAAGGATTTGTGGCAGAGCCTACCAAAAATCAGACCGATTTATTAAATTTGCCCCAGCCAATCCTACTGGCCAATGCCACGTCAGAGAAGAATCTGACACAAGTGTCTCAGGAGCAGTTTACAAAATTCTGATATGTAGTCGCCTTTTAGGCAGTTCTTGAGAAGCTTTCTCTATTCATGCTTAAGACGTGGtactggctggagtcctggaggacgccagagagCTAATCCTACTGGCCAGTGGCATATTCCAAgagaactgagaaaattctaaggaacAGCCCGGTAAAATTCGCGTTAATCGCTATGTTATTGCAGCTTTTGAGATCCTTGTCTGATTCATGCTGCAGATGTGGtattggctggagtcctggaggacgccagagagCCAATCCTACTGGCCAATGCCACGTCAGAGAAGAATCTGACACAAGTGTCTTAGGAGCAGTTTACAAAATTCCGATATGTAGTCGCCTTTTAGGCAGTTCTTGAGAAGCTTTCTCTATTCATGCTTAAGACGTGGtactggctggagtcctggaggacgccagagagCTAATCCTACTGGCCAGTGGCATATTCCAAgagaactgagaaaattctgagGAACAGCCCAAGAGTAACAGCTGCAgggtaatttttaggaactaaCCTAACTTTCTATTCCTACTTCaccaaatgaaaatattaataattttcattttcgatGTTTAGTTCATTATAGTtagtataatttataaaataagttGTAAAACCTAGTATCCGTTCATAGTGCGTTAGTGCGAAATGAATGATTTGagttaatttataattttattattttatttcataagtAAAGGGCTTGTAGCTgtgatgtgctttttttcagatcATATTTTAAGTTTAATATTTCTAAGTGAGTACTGTTTCATAGTCTACTATTTTATATAATTGTTGTACCAATGAATGATTCCACCGAGATTATGACCATGTCTAAAGCATTCTGTCAATTACCTCAGTAGATCCTCAAGAATCTTAGAATTGCTAAGATTTTTAAGGATCGCAGTCTTCACTGTGTGGCATTATTCGTGTATTATTTAATCGAAGATGCCTCTCAGTGTTGACAAGCGATTCTGAATATGTTCATCACATATCATTGAGGAGTTCCAATTAAGTTTCAACAAACACGATAAAAATGGTATTTACAGAATCAGATCGTTGAGGGATAGGTGGCGGAGCCACCaaaatgccggcgcgaagcgccggctcgagcgagaaagtcccgtgcggtccccgcaccaatccgcgaAGTGGatggggggggcgaagccccccaaatgccggcgcgaagcgccggtacgcggcgcgaagcgccgcgcataaattggccggaggccaattttttttaaatgtaagtatagaaaattcgaatttagaaagaaaaattacaaatgagaaaaggcgacgaaatctctaattttctgagagtgtAGTGagtttaagcgctcagccgataggcagcgctttttgatttcgacttgcctctagagtactagtatactagtgctaattcgtttaaatggcgcaccagctcatcgatgtgttgGCTTTTTGGTGGGGTCCAGTtttaaataaagctgtgaaaaccgtattttacgcttttaacgtaatgcgcgggtagtttcgatcgtttgtaagaaaattccttagcggtatagagtaattcttatcgaaattgatcgttgaaaataaatgaagcctaaaaaaaaacgtgcctgatgagctcaacggtgactatcattttcgggaaatgaaaaaacgcgtttacggtttccttggtaaccattgtttgctatcagctgatgttttatttccattacccagcaaagtcgacggagtttatacttcctttctttactaaatacattgactaacacctgagcgcttttctaatacgacagtattagaactttcccgcttgtttacttttgtcgtctttcagtgataagacagcacctttaattagtcgagttaagagagaaaccaaacacgcaatttggcctggtaCGGCACGACTTAGAAAGAAACGATGgagaggacttgagatgaaaaggagaagccttcggcgcggcgatcggcatgtgacacatattagcccctacatgactgcacaaatacttcacgcattgcggcaaacacagtgcgatcagcgtgaaacgcatagcgcctacaagactgcgtcaaacacagtgcgttcagcagcggtcggcgtgaaactcgtagcgcctacaagactgtcggaaaacttcacgcattgcgccaaacacggtgcggtctgcgcggcgcggcggtggaagttaaaatcattaatccacatttatgttcgttctttcaaatattttcgttcatttcttatgaatggaaggccttgtctacacagagataggtttacgagacttaactttcgcgcaaagttccgtgaacttttgctagtagtattgacagggctttcccaaaaaatgtgttcaacacaaataaacgcgtcttatgcacccctcccccgctggcacgttcatttggtggttttcattgatgtttcaaaacgaatgagaagggggcggcaaaatacaggcggcccatgggcggcaagtaggtaaatccggccctggaaactgccgtgatttttcttctctgttcgaagaaaattctgcaaaaacttcaaggaatgttgccactttgttctccttcaaaaaaataacatagaggcgaagattttcagacaacgcgaacgagatatgtgattgcagacttacgccgtcgatacgGAGGAGAGGAGAAAATACAGAGAAAAACAGATTGACTGCGCACAAATACGTGCATGCAATTTTACTATCGTAGAGGAGACTTCCGAATAGATGCGAACCCAAATGTTTTCTTAGAGTctaattgttttcttttatcggaaaattttcatctcaataATGCACAGAGTAATGCGTTCCCTCCAATCAACCTCTAACTGTGTGCCTTTTGATCCTTCAGGGCCACACCCGTTGCAATTCTTTTGGAAAATACATGGCTACTTTACGCATCAGGAGCATTCAATGGAATCGGAGCCGGTTTAATCTGGACCGCCGCTTCGAATTACCTAGTTCTCAACTCTACGGAACTAACGCTAGCACGGAACATGGCCCTGTTTTGGTTCTTCTATCAATGCGGGTGAGCAAATGATCTTGTCACTTGTCGAATGCAAAGTCTATCATCGATCAATCATTTTTTTCGGTGGTATTGGTATCTccctttcaagatttttagttgaattatttggaagtatttaACCTTAATCAGTCCACTACATCGAAATTCGCTGAATTTCttctcgtttttttcttcttttttacaaaaactaaGCCAAATTTTGTTAATATATGCTCTTTAGACTAAAAAAGAAATTCACAAAAACTTTCAAACCGTTGTGTGACTCGTAGTTCTCTGTCAGAAAAATTAAGTGCGAGAGGGCAGCAGCAGACAACGCAGCAGCGTATTGTACAGTTGAGCTTATTCTGATTAAATTCATCCgtttggtttttgtttttgctaAACTCACGCACACGCTGGAGGAACTCATATGAtttgctctgccgtgctgaggaagcacgccgtatgaatatttgagagttgccaaatttccctttattttcagatattttcgattaatttgcccacaaaatcgtttgaaaattttggaaaataataatcgcaactttcccagtaaattcggtttttatcgcaggaaatttggcaacgtctgaaggctcatccagcattattccttagcacggcagtgctgtcGTGTTACGAACATTTGTTCTGGAGGAGAACAAACGGTTTTGCAATCAATGTTGAAAGCTAAATCACCATACATTGatagctaaagtgcgaaaccatgtatctccgtttgcaacgttgcagacttcctgtcacacatTACTTTTTCTCAGGAAAACTACAGTCAACGTAATACCTTGAAAACTCCGATGATTTATGTTCTCTTCAAACAGAATATTCTATAAAAATGTTGAGCTATAAAGTTGGTTTTCTGCGCCctcagtggaaattttgaaacaccgtaacgTAGATGCGTGGTGTTgcattttagccatcgatatcgatgttttcctcattttccactttgaaaaaagttacattCCATATTCAATCAATTAAACCCATTACCGATGAATCAACTGTTCATATTTTTTACAGGCAGTTCCCGGGCAATCTGTTCACGTATTTTGCATTCAGGCACTCAACCGTGAAAGTAGATGAAGCTACACGGAGACTGGTCTTGTACGTTTTGACCGGTATGATGGCTACGGGGGCTTTCGCGTATCTGCTGCTCAGAGAAGTGCCCAAAAGTGAAAAGGAACCAGACGCCGATACGCCTTTGCAAGCGTTAAAGAAGACTTGGAGCATAGCTTTATCAAAGAAAACGGCTGTTCTTCTTTTGGCCTATGGATATTGTGGTACCGAGATAAGatcatatttttgattaaatttcgTCTTGTTTCGAGGCCTCGATGTACGATCAAATTCCCGCACCAATTGctatcaaagtgtcgggagtcatcagtcttaaaattgTTACTTtgcctaattttcaaatgaaaacctgACAGAAATATTGCATGGGgcaagaaatgatgaatggtggcactccattctgatcaaaatatgACGGCAAGtacaattttgatcaaagagaaCTCTTGAATGGTGACCATCCGTCATTTtactggtctactttgatcggaattggttaggaatttgatcgtgtatcgagacctttaTATGCAAGGGCCGGATTTTGTTTTTCTGTACTTAAATGGAGACTTCAGCAATTTAGTTACAGCTTCATCgcagtgtttccaaatctcaTCTGctattttaattctttgaaaggaaACCAAACTACATCTCCACGCAAAAATTGTTGCACTTTTTTTGCCCATATGGAGGTTACTTCCACAAAATTAATTTAGACGAAAATATTGATTGGTCAACCCTTCCACAATACTGAAGTAGGTgatgagattttaaaacacctcGATGTAGATGTGACTGCTTTGCTTAGCTCTGTTCAAATATGGTTAGAGCAAGTTGAAACTGCGCTCATGTCCATTCTACGGCTTCTGATCGGTCGGTGGTGAAGTTTCAGTCCATCAACAAATTTTAGTGcaaaaaaaactaacaaaattcAACACTGCGGTAGTTGAAATAAAGTTATCGATCAATTCTTTGACGATGTCACACCCGCATTTTTaaccggcaaaaaaaaaaaaaagaagcaaatgtACAACAAAAATGTCAAGCAGATTGTTTCTtttcgattttcatttttttttgccggttgaaaattcGGGTATGACACCGCAAAACATTGCATCGCAAAACAACAAAATCGAATCTCGAGTGCAAGGCTTGTTTTTCTCCAGTTAAACTAATGTAGTTCTACATGCAAGAAAGATATGACGCTGCTAcgtttacaataaaaaatgtctGTGAGCAGGAATacgataatttttgtttttagttttgttttttttttcttggaacaaTCATGATTAACTGTACGGGTGGTTGAACTAATTCACCGTAATAGTGCAAACTTCCTGTTTCGTTCACAATGAAATCATATCAATCGAGGATATAGTAGCTCACTCGTACATAATATACTGATCGATAcgcggattgcattttgcaaaaaggaacaaagagcattccaatgttgttaagattgtgcaaattacATGCTTTgctaaaaattactgaaatcatgcaaaaaaggtaatttttgtgtTGAGTTCTAAGTTTATCGgggtaaagataaaacttgtttagatgatcagatTATATTTGCTAGGTGGAAAAAGTTGTACAATTTTAACGACataatgctcctggttcctttttgcaaaatgcaatacaCATGTGTGTGTTTGTGATTTTTCCACGTGCACTTTGGGTTAGGTTAGCTGTTTGATTTTCAGAGTTTGTAATTCTGAATTTCCAGGATTGCATTTGGCGTTCATCTTCGGTATCTACGGATCTAGCATTGGTTTTACTCTACAAATCGGAGAGGGTGTTAAAAGACTCGTGCCTTTGGCTGCAATTTTGATTGGATGCGGGGAAGTATCAGGTAGCTAAtttttctatgtaaaattttctgatgtttttaaatgttgaaaactCCACTGTTTCATGACAAATAgtgaacaaaattaaaatgcgttcattttcatgtaatatattgaagaaaattaaaagaccTTCATTGTTATGTaatatattgaaaatatttattaaagcAAACactaaatcgacggtgaaagtaccaaaccacgtatctcggtttgcgacgtcgcagacttcccgtcatactttattttctaaatgaaaaactacttaacatccagtcttgaaaatttctgtgatttttcctcttcgtgcggagaaaattccgtgaaaatttcaaggaatgatattgatttggtctacttcaaaaaaataaaatgtgagcgtagatttttaaacaccgcaaacgagatacgtggtttggtagtttcaccgtcgaattgtAAGTAAAAGAATgaagaagatgaaaatgaacaaaaggGTAAATAAAGATCGGTTATTCTAtgcaaaactatttttttaagtttcagaGGTATTTGAGACGATATATAAGTCACGAAAGTACAGAATTGTGTGATAATAATATCGCTTTTACTCTACATGATGTATGTGCTTTTACCTActtatttctctttttcaggTGGGATACTGGGGCAAATTTTTGGAAACGTGAACGTTTATcgtatcaatttatttttcgttttcgCTGTGATAATCAACTGCATCTTTTATCTAGTAGTATTTTTGAGCTTACCATCTGacgcaaattttggaaatacgTTTCAGAAATCTATCATTGAACCACAgtaagcatttttttattgttgaattCTTTGGTCGAATAGTTCAATACTTATTAATGAAGTGTCAGGATTTTAGTGACAATTTTCTGTTGCCTGCGTAAAGGAATAATAATGTTTTTTATATACATTCATATGCAAAACTGGCAAGACTTAGCGTGCTCTGAATggcgattttcaaaaatatctgtTTTTCTATCAATGTTGGTCCCAAAAAtcaatataattaaaaaaaaaaatttgtgatttgattCCATTTTACTTGTTTAGAGCTGTAAGTATGTCTCTGAATAGTGGACGGAAAACTCTGTTGGGCAGGTACTGTTACTTTAAACTGGTCTGTAAAATATATTCAATAAGATACGATGTAGTGAAATGCAACAAAATAGAGCACTTTTGGTCATTTGAGGCTGTGTCACCCCCGAAACAAAATGAATCATTGAGAACTTAAGGTTTTGTCTTCATTTTATCTTTGAGTACCtgattcgtgttttattttttacctatgatgaatttttctcaatttatggaatgtaatgtttattttttacattaaattcgGGAAGGAGTGAATATTAAAACTttgaactgttttttttttttttttttttttttttttttttttttttttttttaatttgtagcaAACAGACATTGAAACGTTTTGCACGAAATCGCATTAAGTCGCACATTCAAAAAAAGAGTAAGGATTAGTTATAAATTCAACTAATCACAAATTATCCATAGGCGGACCCAGGGGAGGGGCATGAGGGGTGTGCAACCCTCATTCGCCCAGAataaggaggaagaaaaagagaggggagaaagaagaaaggaacaTAGGAAAAGAGAAGGAAAGACGCACCcatttggaaatcattaatgacaaaatttactcaaactgcatattagatgcttcaaaaattccaaaatttcatgaaggaTGCCCCCGGACCCcttttccgcccccccccccctccacgttCACGGTCAGTGGATCCGCCTATCATTctgttaaacaatttttagtcgaggaaaaatattttgtactAAGAAATATTCGTTGAACTATGTGCGTGATATTGAGTCTCGTGGAAGAATAACATTAAAAACCCATTTTTTGcggttcaaacttgatgcgaCAGAGGGGAGTTTCTATTTCGTCCAATTAGTTGACTTGTGaaaaccttttaatttttttcctcttataaCAGCCAGTTAAAAATAGGGAAGAATCTATCGCCTAAAATAATTTTAGCCGTATTGATTTAACAATCaacctttaaatttttcaggccATGGGTCTTGTTATTGGCAAGTTATTTCTTCGGTGTAGGCGACAGTTTTCTAAACGTCCAGCTATACACATTGGTAGGATCACTTCATCCGAGAGATAGTGCTCCCGCATTTAGcgtcttcaaaatcttacgggTAAGTATCCCAACTTGCattatttttaagaaactaGAGGGCTCCGTGGCCCAACCCCTTCGTAGATTCTGTCAAATTATGATGAGAacatcacttaatttttttttctataaattaTTGTTGTAATTTTCATTGATACTACTAAAGTTCCTTTAGGTGCTTATCCATTCAAATCGTTCATTAACAGTTCAGCTAAAAACTTACCTTCAGTAATGGCATAGTTTCCCAAATTTAGTGATGTAGGTGTTTTCGCTTGATTTAATTTGAGGAAGCATGCTGCAAATaatcattaaaaattttcaaaaaagcccCGGAAAGTTAAGTTTACTCTGTTTGTAAttgtagaaattattttttgcgtGATTTCAGACTGTATTCACTGCCTCCAGCTACTACTACAGCAGCTATCTACCATTGTCGACTCAGTTGTTGATTTTGGCGATTATAGGAATTTCGGGAATGATCACTTTCAATATTATAAACGTCACTCATGAGCGCAAGAAAGCAGCAGACAAATGTTAATATGTTTTTTCTTGGTCGTGTTTTTATTTATACGTAAGAACTTATACTAAAATTGATGTAATCTCGTTGTACTGTGTTTCCAGAAGAATATAATTTTTCCAGTTCCTTgatatttgcagtttttttctaAGATTTGTAATCTAGATTTGTTAAAAATCCCGAAGTTCAGTGGCTGTCAAAGTTGCATACTcaataaattgaaggcgttttagcgTGCATCGCATTctcggcgacgcgacgcgcgacgcgACGAAACTTCAACCTCAGCGCATTATTGTCGAAACACCGCACGTGGACTTGTAGCTCCCAGctgtcgtgctaaagaagaacgccgtatgcgcttCCAGGCGTTTCCATATCTCTTTCGatgaaaaacaaattgactgggaaaattttgaataattgtcttcaaattttcagacagttttgcttgtaatttaatttaaaatatctgaaaattttcttggagaagatacaaaactttcctcaaaaatacatgtttcatacagtaaaatttggcaactcttgaatgttcatacggcgtttcccctcacagcacggcagtatataatCAACTCTACCTCTATGATCGCTTTTAAATGATCGGGCGTGAATTTGCTGATTGCATTATGCATTTGTAAGGCCGCACAAGGTTAAACTAGAGCTCTGATGTTGCACGGTTACATGGCTGCACTGTGGCAAATTTTGGAATGCTTTCCGGTGCATACCCTATTCTGGAGTCTATATAGAGGAGGATTGATACGgacgaggagtgaaattcgccTCCGAAAAGtgaacgcactgaaaaaaaattctcggcgtttttaccaaggtccgttggtacctttaccatctcactttttttaacaattattggtaattttaccaagacagactggtaagcttacctaaaaaccggtatttttactgttttttttcaggtgagaataccacttttattggtaataaattcccggtaactttgtcattttatctcggtaattctaccacagtcgataaaaaatattggcatttttaccaaggctcagtaaaattaccgagagaggccaataattttaccgacatttctcggtaaaactaccaattccataaatggtaattttaccaagaaaaaactgggatcaaatagaaccctgaattcttggtaattttacccttttcttagtaaattcaccgagatttttttttcagtgcgacaATCCACAAAAGAAGCACATCCCTTTCCGTGAAAGTGTAGGTCATGCTTTAGGCGCTATACAGAATCCGAAGTGAAATTTACACCATAAATCTTTCCAATATTTTCAACGGTGTGCttgaacttgaaaaaattaaaaattaatgaatttcaaaaattgcatggcTCATCTTAAAGTAGTAGTGTCTCAATTCTTCTTGCATCGGAAGAATCCTCTTGAACTTTTTCATTGCCGGCGCCGACACTACCTCAAAAGCGAATTCTCCTACCGTAAAAATGTCAAGTATGTGAAGAGAATAGTGAAAAATGTAGATAGCAAACCACGTACCCTATTTCTCGTGCCTACTTGTAGAAATGCTtcctaacaatttttttttttttttttttttttttttttttttttttttttttttttttggaaattcacTTTTTATGGTGGGTCCTCTGTAAAAAACTGTTCGAAGCTATACCGCTACCATTTACTATTGGTAAATGGTACTCACTCCTCAAGTACACTAAAATGAACACTGAAAGCCTCATCCACTTGGTCATATTATGGAGAAACGCGTTGTAGTTATCACCGCCCATGTAATATTGTTATCAATCATTAGATCGTTATCACCCTCCCTCGTTCTATTGTTCTCTCTATGGAGCTAGTATGTATGTAGATGTCATTCAAGTCTAAAGTCTAGAGAGGCTGCACACTCTGTTGACCAGAGTAATGATATATTATGCGAGGCCAAAGTCC comes from the Bemisia tabaci chromosome 7, PGI_BMITA_v3 genome and includes:
- the LOC109043382 gene encoding UNC93-like protein MFSD11; protein product: MISQTFNVCAVGICQLILFSGYQALSDLQKTLLVSAHDDNPNFNVDGYTLSGVLYTSFAISACLVPSVISYIGARLTMFFGAACYVATPVAILLENTWLLYASGAFNGIGAGLIWTAASNYLVLNSTELTLARNMALFWFFYQCGQFPGNLFTYFAFRHSTVKVDEATRRLVLYVLTGMMATGAFAYLLLREVPKSEKEPDADTPLQALKKTWSIALSKKTAVLLLAYGYCGLHLAFIFGIYGSSIGFTLQIGEGVKRLVPLAAILIGCGEVSGGILGQIFGNVNVYRINLFFVFAVIINCIFYLVVFLSLPSDANFGNTFQKSIIEPQPWVLLLASYFFGVGDSFLNVQLYTLVGSLHPRDSAPAFSVFKILRTVFTASSYYYSSYLPLSTQLLILAIIGISGMITFNIINVTHERKKAADKC